In bacterium, one DNA window encodes the following:
- a CDS encoding DUF3307 domain-containing protein, translating to MNFFYLLLLAHVVGDFPLQNDAIFRLKKKSMMGVVVHVAVFAAVALIILSPFLSQSVVWATILLLSVTHLLLDHLKVKMTRLPAGDSFRHFLADQALHIFFIGLAAYWLTQTVPDAVMPGLYVNRRRLISANALIVAGFAGSVLLFYAEKLVIQRMGGVRIAEFPNQRQRWPGIIIRTIAAAGAIAGGWHALLLLIIPLFVHLHPCWFHELKPLWLHESLAQLLICTACAAWVWLGA from the coding sequence ATGAATTTTTTTTACCTGCTGTTGTTGGCGCATGTGGTGGGAGATTTTCCGCTGCAAAATGATGCCATCTTCCGGCTGAAAAAAAAATCGATGATGGGGGTTGTGGTGCACGTGGCCGTTTTTGCTGCAGTCGCCCTCATCATCCTTTCGCCCTTTCTATCCCAATCCGTTGTCTGGGCGACCATCTTGCTGCTGTCGGTCACCCATCTGCTGCTGGACCACCTCAAAGTAAAGATGACCCGGCTGCCAGCCGGCGATAGCTTCCGACATTTTCTCGCTGATCAAGCGCTCCATATTTTTTTCATCGGCCTGGCTGCATACTGGTTGACGCAAACAGTGCCCGACGCGGTCATGCCCGGCCTGTATGTGAACCGCCGCAGGTTGATCAGCGCCAACGCCTTGATCGTGGCCGGTTTCGCCGGCTCGGTGCTGCTGTTCTATGCGGAAAAGCTGGTGATCCAAAGAATGGGTGGGGTTCGCATCGCGGAATTCCCCAACCAGCGCCAACGTTGGCCGGGCATCATCATCCGCACCATCGCTGCAGCGGGCGCCATAGCCGGCGGTTGGCACGCACTTCTCCTGCTTATCATCCCCCTCTTTGTCCATTTGCACCCGTGCTGGTTCCATGAGCTCAAGCCCCTGTGGCTCCACGAAAGCCTGGCCCAACTGCTGATCTGCACAGCCTGTGCCGCCTGGGTGTGGCTCGGAGCCTGA
- a CDS encoding DMT family transporter encodes MFFLIAFIAAFGYALQLTLMADFYRRMDTLSAVAYRGLSLGLTMAPLLVWAPLEQYARLCSAWPVLLLLFILTACGDWAIADVVRFLPVCVGTAMANSLIAIVTAVGGFVFFKEALQTGQVVMMTLIILAVLLLGLTRSTGTLPPEYNLRRGVISAGLTGLLLGGGFSAMGALSRSFHPFLVGYIWELGTGLMAVILLSFRSRMNRPGLARLQPKEFARLALACSPTLIGTGLYALSMSMGPMGLATAIIATQMVFTTLLAWMLYHEKLTWLQWAILLVICGLVMGLKIVSG; translated from the coding sequence TTGTTTTTTCTCATCGCGTTTATCGCTGCCTTCGGCTATGCCTTGCAATTGACGCTGATGGCTGACTTTTACCGGCGCATGGATACGCTCTCCGCTGTGGCCTACCGTGGCTTGTCCTTAGGATTGACCATGGCGCCGTTGCTGGTTTGGGCGCCCCTGGAGCAGTATGCCCGTCTCTGTTCCGCGTGGCCGGTGCTGCTTCTCCTGTTCATCCTCACCGCCTGCGGCGACTGGGCCATCGCCGATGTGGTTCGTTTTCTGCCCGTTTGCGTCGGCACCGCCATGGCCAACAGTCTGATCGCCATTGTCACCGCTGTTGGGGGATTCGTTTTTTTTAAAGAGGCGCTGCAAACCGGCCAGGTGGTGATGATGACGCTGATCATTCTCGCCGTATTGCTCTTAGGATTGACGCGGTCCACGGGGACACTGCCGCCGGAGTACAACCTTCGCCGGGGCGTTATCAGCGCCGGCCTGACCGGGCTGTTGTTGGGAGGCGGGTTTTCCGCAATGGGCGCGCTGTCGCGCAGTTTTCATCCGTTTTTGGTCGGCTATATCTGGGAACTGGGCACCGGCCTGATGGCGGTTATTCTCCTCTCTTTTCGTTCCAGAATGAATCGTCCGGGATTGGCGCGATTGCAGCCGAAAGAGTTCGCCAGGCTCGCGCTGGCCTGTTCTCCCACCCTTATCGGCACCGGCCTGTATGCGCTCTCCATGTCCATGGGACCCATGGGATTGGCCACAGCGATCATCGCCACGCAGATGGTGTTCACCACCCTGTTGGCTTGGATGTTGTATCACGAAAAATTAACCTGGCTGCAATGGGCCATCCTGCTGGTGATCTGCGGCTTGGTGATGGGACTCAAGATCGTCAGCGGCTAG
- a CDS encoding 30S ribosomal protein S18, with translation MLKKKRICRFCEEKIEHIDYKDEKKLMRFTTEQGKIIPRRTSGTCAKHQRLLVNAIKVARELALIPYVSDLTK, from the coding sequence AAGAAAAAACGGATTTGTCGATTTTGCGAAGAAAAAATCGAGCACATCGACTATAAAGACGAAAAAAAGCTGATGCGCTTTACCACCGAACAGGGTAAAATCATCCCTCGGCGCACTTCGGGCACCTGCGCGAAACATCAGCGACTTTTGGTCAACGCCATCAAAGTCGCCCGCGAATTGGCTCTAATTCCCTACGTCTCGGATTTGACCAAATAA
- a CDS encoding 50S ribosomal protein L9 — protein MKIILKKEVHKVGQPGDVVEVKNGYARNYLIPQGFAVLASDGNMRAFQQELKAQAKKMLKGQQEAQELADKLSQVSVTAAVQVGEEEKLFGSVTSQNIADLLKEIGHDIDKKKILLDEPIKALGVYDVPVKLHPEVTAHLKVWVVKE, from the coding sequence ATGAAAATTATATTGAAAAAAGAAGTGCATAAAGTGGGACAGCCTGGGGACGTTGTGGAAGTGAAAAACGGCTATGCCCGCAATTATCTGATCCCGCAGGGCTTTGCCGTTCTCGCCAGCGACGGCAATATGCGGGCGTTCCAGCAGGAACTCAAAGCGCAGGCTAAAAAGATGCTCAAGGGGCAACAGGAAGCCCAGGAGCTGGCGGACAAGCTCTCCCAGGTCTCCGTCACCGCCGCAGTGCAGGTAGGTGAAGAGGAAAAACTGTTCGGCTCGGTCACCAGTCAAAACATCGCCGACCTGCTTAAAGAGATCGGCCATGACATCGACAAGAAAAAAATCCTGTTGGACGAACCGATCAAGGCGTTGGGGGTGTACGATGTGCCGGTGAAACTCCATCCGGAAGTCACTGCGCATCTCAAAGTGTGGGTTGTTAAAGAATAA